From the Lolium rigidum isolate FL_2022 chromosome 2, APGP_CSIRO_Lrig_0.1, whole genome shotgun sequence genome, one window contains:
- the LOC124687745 gene encoding chitinase 6-like produces MAPKLAPLALGAALLVLASTMAAAQNCGCAATECCSRFGFCGTTSEYCGTGCRSGPCIVPATNNVSVPSIVTPAFFGALVAQAADDCEAKGFYTRDAFLTAIGGYPSFGRTGSDDDSKREIAAFFAHVNHETIKFCYINEINGPSKDYCDPTNTEFPCAAGKGYYGRGPLQISWNYNYGPAGQSIGFDGVNDPDAVARSPVVAFQAALWYWMNSVHDIIVSGQGFGATIRAINGGLECNGKNPSAVNDRVSFYKQFCQQFGVDPGTGLTC; encoded by the exons ATGGCGCCAAAGCTCGCGCCGCTCGCTCTCGGCGCCGCGCTCCTCGTCCTGGCGTCGACCATGGCGGCCGCGCAGAACTGCGGGTGCGCGGCCACCGAGTGCTGCAGCCGGTTCGGGTTCTGCGGCACCACCAGCGAGTACTGCGGCACAGGCTGCCGCTCCGGCCCCTGCATCGTGCCGGCTACCAACAACGTCTCCGTCCCCAGCATCGTCACGCCGGCCTTCTTCGGCGCGCTCGTCGCGCAGGCAGCCGACGACTGCGAGGCCAAGGGCTTCTACACCCGCGACGCCTTCCTCACCGCGATCGGCGGCTACCCCTCGTTCGGCCGcaccggctccgacgacgactccAAGCGCGAGATCGCCGCATTCTTCGCCCATGTCAACCACGAGACCATAA AGTTCTGCTACATCAACGAGATCAACGGGCCGAGCAAGGACTACTGCGACCCGACGAACACGGAGTTCCCCTGCGCCGCCGGGAAGGGCTACTACGGCCGCGGCCCGCTGCAGATCTCCTGGAACTACAACTACGGGCCGGCGGGGCAGAGCATCGGCTTCGACGGTGTCAACGACCCGGACGCGGTGGCGCGCAGCCCCGTCGTGGCCTTCCAGGCGGCGCTCTGGTACTGGATGAACAGCGTGCACGACATCATCGTCTCCGGCCAGGGCTTCGGGGCAACCATCAGGGCCATCAACGGCGGGCTCGAGTGCAACGGCAAGAACCCGAGCGCCGTCAACGACCGCGTCAGCTTCTACAAGCAGTTCTGCCAGCAGTTCGGCGTCGACCCCGGGACCGGCCTCACCTGCTAG